The following coding sequences lie in one Lolium perenne isolate Kyuss_39 chromosome 2, Kyuss_2.0, whole genome shotgun sequence genomic window:
- the LOC127328347 gene encoding dirigent protein 1-like has translation MSVAWLEQRSVYYLVCLAAVALALLSASSQWLPGRAELRQPARMRLFMHEVLTGPGATAVGVVNGTGPVILVGEPPLRFGQVVMIDDALTEGASPASRSLGRAQGFYAFASMHGPAVLLCMNVVLTAGPYSGSTFTVFGRDNIVEPLRELSVVAPVRRVCLHSRPCMTTPSIGFGRLVSVF, from the coding sequence ATGTCTGTTGCTTGGTTAGAGCAGAGAAGCGTGTACTATCTCGTCTGCTTAGCAGCCGTGGCACTGGCGCTGCTCTCGGCGTCCTCGCAATGGCTCCCGGGACGTGCAGAACTGAGGCAGCCCGCCCGCATGCGCCTGTTCATGCACGAGGTGCTCACCGGCCCGGGCGCCACGGCGGTGGGGGTCGTGAACGGCACAGGGCCGGTGATTCTCGTGGGTGAGCCGCCGCTGCGGTTCGGGCAGGTGGTCATGATCGACGATGCTCTGACGGAGGGGGCGAGCCCGGCGTCGAGGTCCCTGGGAAGAGCTCAGGGGTTCTACGCATTCGCGTCCATGCACGGCCCTGCGGTGCTCTTATGCATGAACGTGGTGCTCACGGCAGGGCCCTACTCCGGCAGCACCTTCACCGTCTTCGGCCGCGACAACATCGTGGAGCCGCTACGGGAGCTTTCGGTCGTCGCTCCAGTTAGACGTGTTTGTCTACATTCCCGCCCATGCATGACCACGCCCTCTATTGGCTTTGGCCGATTGGTCTCAGTCTTTTAA